The DNA window TCACAGATAGAGACGTTATGGAGGGATTGTTACCTGTTAGAATGGTCAATCAAAGGTTGACCCGCATCTCCTATATCTACCAGGACTAAGGGTGGGAGAAGATCTATCTCTCCTTATTTTCACATCCTACTTACACTTTCCTTTGGCCACCTCCTAACATCTTCATCCACAGTTTCATATAGAAAACCCAGTAAAGCAGCCTTGTCCTCTATCTTCCTGACCTCTTTCGTGTCATGTTGCCATGTTTCACCTTCATCGTGAAAGGCCAGGCCCATGACCTAACAGCTCATCCTGTTTTTTTGAGGACCACTACTTTTCAAGGACTTTCCTACATTGTCAACATCAGAGAGGTTTTCCATGATCCCAGTGATCCAGCATACCCCAAAATCTACCTCCATGACCTTTCTTCTGCCTTTCAGCCTCAAGAGTGCGATCTTTCCAGCCTCTTTTTTGAAGGCCTTCATATGTCTACATAGGGGACACCTGGGTAGCTGAAGCCAAGTCTTCGTACTTCTGGGCCAGATGGTGCACTTATGGATGGTTGCTGGCTTCCCCCGCTCCTCGCCAGACCAGAGAGAAGGACCTCAGGACTCCACCAAAGTGTAAGCCCAAGACTCACCTCCCTCTTGGGAAGAATGTCCTGGGTTCACAAAATTCTCAATCTTCTCTTGTATGTAGGAGGAATTCCAGACACACCGGgttcagagcatcacagctatgatacaaAGGTGTCCGAAACCTCAATGCATCACGACGTTACTGTGTAATCAGAGAATCCATGTTGCTCCCTGTCCACCTTTCAAAGTGTATATAAAGTTCACATGAGCATCAGAAATGGACCAACAAATGATAGAAGAAAGTGGCCTGGTCTGAAGAGTCATGTCTCCGTCATGTAGACGACCGGGTGCGTGAGCATCACCTACTTGGGGAAAAGCCGGCAAATGGATGCACTATGGGAAGACGAATGGGGGCGGCCGGTGTGATGGGACAATTATTGTTCTGGCATCATGTGGATGTGACACCATCTATCTAATCATTGTTTTAGCAGTTTTAACAAATCTTGGCTGGGAACCATCCACACCTGGATAATAAACCCCCGTTGAGGGGTGGTTGGTCATTGACTGATGATGACGTCAAATCTTCTGATCTCGCTCCTCGGTGTAAACAAGTAAACCAAAAATAAAGAGGAGACTATTTCTGCTGCTGCTTATCAGACATTCAGGGCCCCAGAGCCGGGTGCAGAGCGGTGCGGAGTGCAGAGGAATGCTCCGTGGTCAGGCCCTGCATCGTCCCTGCACACCCCAGTATGTTATGTGCCAGCAGCGCTCATCAGAAAACATGGGGTGCTCATATAGTGGGGTGACTGCGATGGTGGGACTTATTGAGACTAATAACTTAACGTTGTTACCCATTTAGATAACAGCGGCCGCATCAGAGATAATGGCCATAAGCTCCTCCCCTGTGGCACTCCCCTCCAGGATAAATAGTGGAGGGATGCGAAACGGGACTCACATACTACCAACCAAAGGTAAGTGACACCGTGGACAGCTGCAGCCTCAGCCTGGAGCCCCCTCACCCTGAACCGTCTACTTCTCTCCTCCAGGTGTAAGCGGCCATGTTGCGTCTTGTCGCTCTCCTCGCTGCCCTCTGCGCAGTCACTCAGGGTAAGTGGAGCTCACATGACCTCCTAATAGGCATAAGTGTAGAGGCTGTACTgtttacaaggagctccccctagtggtgactgcaggcagaatATCATCATGTATctcagtatacagggagctccccctagtggtgactgcaggcagaatcttatcatgtatctcagtatacagggagctccccctagtggtgactgcaggcagaatctaatcatgtatctcagtatacagggagctccccctagtggtgactacagacaggatcttatcatgtatctctgtatacagggagctccccctagtggtgactacagacaggatcttatcatgtatctctgtatacagggagctccccctagtggtgactgcagacaggatgttatcatgtatctctgtatacagggagctccccctagtggtgactgcagacaggatcttaccatgtatctctgtatacagggagctccccctagtggtgactgcagacaggatcttataatgtttctctgtatacagggagctccccctagtggtgactacagacaggatcttatcatgtatctctgtatacagggagctccccctagtggtggctgcagacaggatcttatcatgtatctctgtatacagggagctccccctagtggtggctgcagacagaatcttatcatgtatctctgtatacagggagcttcccctagtggtggctgcagacaggatcttatcatgtgtctctgtatacagggagctccccctagtggtgactgcagacagtatcttatcatgtatctctgtatacagggagctccccctagtggtgactgcagacaggatgttatcatgtatctctgtatacagggagctccccctagtggtggctgcagacaggatcttatcatgtatctctgtatacagggagctccccctaaaaAAAGGGCAGGTAATCCAGCAAACCGTCCAGTGATAAAAACCAATTCCATACGTTTAAAAAGGTTTAGTACATGATGATAAAATATGAGTCCATGCCCTAGGGTAGAGAtcgcttacgcgtttcggactctaCAGTCCTTACTCATAGCTATTGTATTTTATCACGAACGTGTTGCTGGATTACCTGCCCTTTTTTTGTGAATGCACTGGATTCCTGGTATCCATTGATCCCTGCACCGCCCGGCTTAATTGCACCTTCTGTGAATCTCTTCAACACTTGCATGCTGGTTGAGCTGAAaactacagggagctccccctagtggtggctgctcacaggatgttatcatgtatctctgtatacagggagctccccctagtggtggctacagacaggatcttatcatgtatctctgtatacagggagctccctctagtggtgactgcagacaggatcttatcgtgtatatctgtatacaaggagctccacccggtggtggctgcaggcagaaccTTATTTttctttatacagggagctccccctagtggtggctgcagacaggatcgtatttatctctatacagggagctcctttaATTCACAGAAAAAAAAGTTAGAGTCGGACATTCACTTTAAAGGCAATAGTGAAACATTGGAAAAATATTGCAGGGAATCGTAAAAGTGGGATTGTTTCCATTGGGACCTTTATTTAGAAGTTTCCTGCATGGACTTTGCAGTATATAAGAGCTTTTATGACGCAGCCTCTTGTTTTATGTGGAAATATCACTTTCTGGTTTGGATGCAGTTATTGTTTAATATAAAGCTGGTAGTAATGATACTGATCTCTTGTGCCAGGCTGCCCCACCATCCTCACCAAGTCTCAATGGGGAGGCAAAGCTCCCACCTGCAGGACAGCCATGGCCACTCCGGTCACATACGTGGTCGTGCACCATACTGAGGGCACCGCATGTACCACCCAGTCCACCTGCATCACCCAAGCCAAGAACATCCAGACCTTTCACATGAGCAGCAACGGCTGGTGTGATATCGGCTACAAGTAAGAGAGACGGGGAATGTAGATCACACGGTGTTATATGGGGATACATTTCATCAACTCTTTCATCGGATACAAAAACAATTCTACTAATCTCTGGTATCAGCCAGCATTCTGACTCATCTTGTTTTGCTCCTCAGTTTCCTTGTGGGTGAAGATGGTCAGGCTTACGAGGGCCGTGGATGGACATCTGTCGGAGCTCATGCCCCAAATTACAACTCCAACTCCATTGGAATCAGCGTCTTTGGCTCCTACACAAGTAAGTCTGGGACAGGTTCTTACCAGCCTCAATAAGATGATGAGGGTTTGCAGTCGTCCTGCAATCACGTCATAATCTGGACTATGGAGACTGAAGCCCCTGGGGAGATTTATCCAGCATATAACAGATAGATCTACTCCTGACCTCACAGGCCTTATATAGGTCATCAATAATGTTGGTGCATGTTGTCAATTTGACAAATTTGAGGCAAAGTGATGATAAAACACAATAGTTTGGTGGTCGTAAGTCTCCCCTGCCTGGGTTGGGTCTTGAGTCTCCCTGGCCTGGGTCTTGTGAGTCTCCCTGGCCTGGGTCTTGGGGGTCTCCCTGGCCTGGGTTAGGTCTTGTAAGTCTCCCCGGCCTTGCATGGGTCTTGGGGGGGTCTCCCTGGCCTGGGTCTTGGGGGGTCTCCCTGGCCTGGGTCTTGGGGGGTCTCCCTGGCCTGGGTATTGTGAGTCTCCCTGGCCTGGGTCTTGGGGGGGTCTCCCTGGCCTGGGTCTTGGGAGTCTCCCTGGCCTGGGTATTGTGAGTCTCCCTGGCCTGGGTCTTGGGGGGTCTCCCTGGCCTGGGTCTTGGGGGGTCTCCCTGGCCTGGGTCTTGGGGGGTCTCCCTGGCCTGGGTCTTGGGGGGGTCTCCCTGGCCTGGGTTGGGTCTTGTGAGTCTCCCTGGCCT is part of the Anomaloglossus baeobatrachus isolate aAnoBae1 chromosome 9, aAnoBae1.hap1, whole genome shotgun sequence genome and encodes:
- the LOC142250266 gene encoding peptidoglycan-recognition protein SC2-like → MATPVTYVVVHHTEGTACTTQSTCITQAKNIQTFHMSSNGWCDIGYNFLVGEDGQAYEGRGWTSVGAHAPNYNSNSIGISVFGSYTSRNPNSTALNAVQSLISCGVSRGYIKSAYILKGHRNVTATDCPGNTFYNTVRAWPRFQT